From a region of the Paralichthys olivaceus isolate ysfri-2021 chromosome 4, ASM2471397v2, whole genome shotgun sequence genome:
- the foxb2 gene encoding forkhead box protein B2 has product MPRPGKNSYSDQKPPYSYISLTAMAIQNSTEKMLPLSDIYKFIMDRFPYYRENTQRWQNSLRHNLSFNDCFIKIPRRPDQPGKGSFWALHPDCGDMFENGSFLRRRKRFKVLRAEHMACKSSPMMHYFHHHHHHPGGKLGAASVHHDHSAGPASTVGRLPHFQGYGGIACAQPGGFKHPFAIENIIGRDYKGVMASGLPLTSVMHHLGYPVPPQLSSVVNSMWPHVGMLSESMGGVSMPASSEYAPFGVSAKGLYHNANGQTLPAVPVPIKPTPSLGPVPGLTGLQSGPAQLCSPTSAMEKSDLLEGKGNHLHPGLLLS; this is encoded by the coding sequence ATGCCCCGTCCTGGGAAGAACTCATACAGCGACCAGAAGCCCCCTTACTCCTACATATCACTGACAGCGATGGCTATCCAGAATTCAACCGAAAAGATGCTCCCCCTGAGTGACATTTATAAGTTCATCATGGACCGATTTCCTTATTATCGAGAGAACACTCAGAGGTGGCAGAATTCCCTGCGACACAACCTCTCGTTCAACGACTGCTTCATCAAGATCCCTCGGCGGCCTGATCAACCCGGGAAAGGCAGCTTCTGGGCTCTGCACCCGGACTGCGGTGACATGTTTGAGAATGGCAGCTTTCTGCGGAGACGGAAGCGCTTCAAGGTGCTGCGCGCCGAGCACATGGCCTGCAAGAGCTCCCCGATGATGCATTActttcatcaccaccaccaccacccggGTGGCAAGCTGGGCGCAGCATCCGTCCACCACGATCACTCAGCCGGGCCAGCGAGCACCGTGGGTCGGCTGCCTCACTTTCAGGGTTACGGGGGCATTGCTTGCGCGCAGCCCGGCGGTTTTAAACACCCGTTCGCCATCGAGAACATAATAGGACGGGACTACAAAGGTGTGATGGCCAGCGGGCTGCCCCTCACCTCTGTCATGCACCACCTGGGTTACCCGGTGCCTCCGCAGCTCAGCAGCGTGGTCAACTCCATGTGGCCGCACGTCGGGATGCTGTCAGAGTCCATGGGTGGAGTGTCCATGCCTGCTTCATCCGAGTACGCGCCCTTCGGCGTGTCAGCAAAGGGCCTGTACCACAACGCCAACGGGCAAACCCTGCCCGCCGTTCCCGTGCCAATAAAACCCACCCCGTCCCTGGGTCCCGTGCCGGGCTTGACCGGGCTGCAGTCCGGCCCGGCACAGCTCTGCTCGCCGACCTCAGCAATGGAGAAGAGCGATCTGCTGGAGGGGAAAGGCAACCACTTACACCCGGGTCTCCTGCTGTCCTAA
- the LOC109638065 gene encoding C2 calcium-dependent domain-containing protein 4C produces the protein MWVLGKIRESVESIPLEVSRYVGKSEEDVSSKIISHNLHNNILTPDKIPEFCLPPRLCRRSPLIEAETAPTRLHRHKQIPKSSTCSNTTNVKTKESKTKIGDASVAWGATKKPLPFSADGYGLAGIYESPNTRRKESLFHSNLPVYVLNRRAPIAAPRLAKETNLTKKTLSGFFPVFSSKSPSEAGSTGSETPSSSDSSPISSPYSTKSSFYIPSGSGRLKAAVSCPHLHDNREEKGRMKRAFLSVQTFPSSPPTSVGSSLTLAPPVLFPLDVLQCQERLQREHVLPLQGRVKVRLSAESTTFSTNTLSSLSTVRVRVVSVEGLQDDSGRQPINCAVSLCLTPGKLQQQKSATIRNCRSLVFNEDFFFTELSREDLLELQLRLKVMDKPAAGTLRRGTVIGVINKPLSQLLHLNKWLQK, from the coding sequence ATGTGGGTCCTTGGGAAGATCAGGGAGAGTGTGGAGAGCATTCCTTTAGAGGTCAGTCGTTACGTGGGAAAGAGTGAGGAGGACGTGTCTTCTAAAATAATTTCTCACAATCTGCACAACAACATCCTCACGCCCGACAAGATCCCAGAGTTCTGTCTGCCTCCGCGGCTCTGCAGGAGGAGCCCCCTGATTGAAGCAGAGACAGCCCCGACTcgcctgcacagacacaaacaaataccAAAGAGCAGCACTTGTTCGAACACAACAAATGTAAAGACCAAGGAGTCTAAAACAAAAATTGGGGATGCTTCAGTGGCTTGGGGGGCCACAAAGAAACCTTTGCCATTCTCTGCAGATGGGTATGGGCTGGCTGGGATATATGAGAGCCCCAACACTCGGAGAAAAGAGTCTTTGTTCCACTCAAATTTGCCTGTTTACGTGCTCAACAGAAGAGCTCCCATTGCAGCACCCAGGCTGGCAAAGGAGACAAACCTGACCAAGAAAACCTTATCTGGGTTTTTCCCTGTGTTTTCAAGCAAGAGCCCGTCAGAGGCAGGAAGCACGGGGAGTGAAACACCTTCTTCCAGTGACTCCTCGCCCATTAGTTCCCCTTACAGCACTAAATCCTCCTTCTACATCCCATCAGGCAGTGGTCGTCTTAAAGCAGCAGTATCCTGTCCACACTTAcatgacaacagggaggagaaagggaggatgaagagggCTTTTTTAAGTGTGCAAACTTTTCCAAGTAGCCCCCCCACCTCAGTGGGAAGCTCGCTCACCCTCGCCCCACCTGTCCTCTTCCCACTGGATGTTCTGCAGTGTCAGGAGAGGCTTCAGCGGGAGCACGTCCTGCCTCTGCAGGGCCGTGTTAAAGTGCGCCTCTCTGCAGAGAGCACCACATTCTCCACCAACACGCTCTCATCCCTCTCCACAGTCAGAGTTCGTGTGGTGTCTGTGGAAGGCCTGCAGGACGACTCTGGCCGGCAACCCATCAACTGTGCAGTGAGTCTGTGTCTGACACCAGGaaagctgcagcaacagaaGAGCGCCACCATCAGGAACTGCCGCAGCCTTGTGTTTAATGAGGATTTCTTCTTCACAGAGCTGAGTCGCGAGGATCTGCTGGAACTGCAGCTGAGATTAAAAGTGATGGATAAGCCTGCAGCTGGAACACTGAGGAGGGGGACAGTGATCGGAGTCATCAACAAACCTTTGTCTCAGTTACTTCATCTTAATAAATGGTTGCAAAAATAG